One Prosthecochloris marina DNA segment encodes these proteins:
- a CDS encoding polysaccharide biosynthesis/export family protein produces the protein MNTTLKRFIAFVLAVQVFVSPLFTVSAFAQQPYGSSGLLYSSPSRGYQQNGYSQQQQIMPGYGMPQDTYFTDSMGNILMYVNVLGEVYKPGQHIVRQDSDISSVLSLVGGPKEDANLEKAKLLRHKPDEDGTQTYPINLESYFEEGDRSEFVELKPNDTLVIPEDKGLDTNMALRIAALIVSAASVYAIATR, from the coding sequence ATGAACACAACATTGAAACGTTTTATCGCCTTTGTTCTTGCCGTGCAGGTTTTTGTTTCACCGCTTTTCACGGTGAGTGCTTTTGCGCAACAGCCTTACGGTTCATCCGGCCTGTTATACTCGTCGCCTTCAAGAGGATACCAGCAAAACGGTTACAGTCAGCAACAGCAGATTATGCCTGGTTATGGTATGCCGCAGGATACCTATTTTACCGACAGCATGGGTAATATTCTCATGTATGTCAATGTCCTTGGCGAGGTATATAAACCCGGTCAGCATATCGTTCGTCAGGATTCCGATATCTCTTCTGTACTCTCGCTCGTAGGAGGGCCGAAAGAAGATGCGAACCTTGAAAAGGCTAAGCTGCTCCGCCACAAGCCCGATGAAGATGGTACCCAAACGTACCCGATCAACCTCGAATCATATTTTGAAGAGGGAGACCGTTCCGAATTTGTCGAACTCAAACCAAACGATACCCTTGTGATTCCTGAAGACAAAGGGCTCGATACCAACATGGCGCTTCGTATTGCGGCACTTATCGTTTCAGCGGCAAGTGTTTATGCCATAGCAACAAGGTAG